One stretch of Streptomyces hygroscopicus DNA includes these proteins:
- a CDS encoding membrane protein, producing MSCVEFDIINDTENAPQEVSFLSRRRFLTPLLLPVSLSALLGVWGIRRDEALWHDEAVTLELASRSLPDLWQTLGNIDAVHGAYYLLMHGLFGLFGTDLLVLRLPSVLASALAAAGVTALGVRLSGTRAGILAGLSFAVLPDVQKYSQEGRSYSLVCALVVWATYFLVSAALSCRAPVIIRRRSSMVPWIVYGALMLAACILHQFAALALVVHAFALPDHARRPWAYTALLVAAGVAPLAALGMAQSGQVAWIDGVTGSEYQHFAILASFAIVLSYFASSGNAGKVSTEAPFSLRAIALPLFILPTTLLMLISLYKPFYVERYVLYGLVGLALLLGAVLDRVPELGRNLRVTAVIVVASAIALLIPESLKLRAPESRSDNVTALARILSREYAPGDGILYLSVKRRAWSLAYPSENRGMFDLAQALTPAASHDLYGTELPSPQIRARMRSSARILAVTEPEGIHIESNGTELMKERVLAEYFTKDLTIQIDGAQVIIYEPRTTATETEPVVS from the coding sequence TCCGCCCTTCTCGGTGTATGGGGAATTCGCAGAGATGAAGCCCTGTGGCATGACGAGGCCGTGACTCTCGAATTGGCTTCCCGTAGCCTGCCGGACCTGTGGCAGACGCTGGGTAACATAGACGCCGTGCATGGAGCGTATTACCTTCTCATGCATGGACTGTTTGGCCTATTCGGGACCGACCTCCTGGTGCTGCGTCTTCCCTCTGTTCTCGCCAGTGCGCTGGCAGCGGCAGGAGTCACGGCGCTCGGGGTCCGATTGTCAGGGACGCGAGCTGGAATACTGGCAGGTCTTTCCTTCGCCGTACTCCCAGATGTTCAAAAATATTCACAGGAGGGGCGCTCGTACTCACTGGTCTGCGCACTTGTGGTCTGGGCCACATATTTTCTTGTGAGTGCGGCACTCAGCTGCCGAGCCCCGGTAATTATTAGACGTAGAAGTTCGATGGTGCCGTGGATCGTATATGGCGCTCTCATGCTGGCAGCGTGCATTCTGCATCAGTTCGCCGCCCTTGCCCTGGTAGTACACGCCTTCGCCCTGCCAGACCATGCGCGGCGCCCTTGGGCATACACCGCACTATTGGTTGCGGCAGGAGTCGCACCCCTTGCGGCTCTGGGAATGGCGCAATCTGGGCAAGTCGCATGGATCGACGGCGTCACCGGTAGTGAATACCAGCACTTCGCGATACTGGCTTCTTTCGCGATAGTGCTGTCTTACTTCGCTTCGTCAGGGAACGCTGGCAAAGTTTCCACTGAAGCGCCTTTCAGTCTACGGGCGATCGCCCTGCCTCTGTTCATATTGCCCACTACACTTCTCATGCTAATTTCTCTGTACAAGCCTTTCTATGTAGAGAGGTACGTGCTCTACGGTCTCGTCGGCCTGGCGCTCCTTCTGGGGGCCGTGCTGGATCGTGTGCCTGAACTAGGGCGCAACCTGCGAGTGACCGCAGTGATTGTTGTCGCGTCGGCAATCGCACTGCTCATACCCGAGTCCCTTAAGCTGCGGGCACCGGAAAGCCGATCGGATAATGTCACCGCGCTGGCAAGAATCCTGTCCAGGGAATACGCTCCTGGCGACGGAATTCTCTACTTGTCCGTGAAGAGGCGCGCATGGTCGCTGGCCTACCCATCGGAAAATAGAGGGATGTTCGACCTTGCCCAGGCACTCACTCCGGCAGCCTCGCACGACCTTTACGGCACCGAATTGCCTTCCCCTCAGATTCGTGCGCGCATGCGCAGCAGCGCACGAATTCTCGCAGTAACGGAACCCGAAGGCATTCATATCGAAAGCAACGGGACAGAGCTAATGAAGGAGAGAGTTCTGGCAGAATATTTCACCAAGGACCTCACCATACAAATTGACGGTGCGCAAGTCATTATTTACGAGCCCCGTACGACGGCTACTGAGACTGAACCCGTGGTGTCGTAG
- a CDS encoding sugar kinase has product MGIVAGLDSSSESTRIVVCDTDTGAVIKQGYAPHPVGGSGDVDPQAWLMSLGEAAEGGLLEGVQAIGVSAQQHGLLALDAGGVLVRPALMGNDKRAQSAAADLTEALGGRTAWAQAVGAVPTASQPVAKLRWLARNEPDSAHRVAELMQPHDWLVWQLLGRPVRRTTDRGTASSSGYWSAANGSWRPDLVQLALGHQVRLPEVIGPADAAGHTPEGLLISAGTGETMAAAFGLGVGVGDAVISLGASGSVFSVHHEALADPTGTILSYADATGMHLPVVHTLNAVRTLRGTAELLGTDLDGLSALAMKSTPGSYGLVLLPYLEGERTPHLPHTAGTLTGLRRESMKPEHLARAAFEGMLCGLADALDVVRGRGVQVRRVFLLGPAADLQAVRAIAPALLGVQVVVPQPADYAALGAARQAAWALGVSHGTQSPHEPPRWPAAASQVFEPGEELPVGQAVRQQYVAVREQTHPGAFEPEAFEPGTVEPGAQEAVGHGAGGGYEAGGFETGGFETGSGHDHGASGGYGAM; this is encoded by the coding sequence ATGGGGATAGTCGCCGGGTTGGACAGTTCGTCCGAGAGCACACGAATCGTCGTCTGTGACACCGATACGGGTGCCGTGATCAAACAGGGGTACGCCCCGCACCCGGTCGGCGGCAGCGGCGATGTGGATCCGCAGGCGTGGCTGATGTCCCTCGGCGAGGCCGCCGAGGGCGGGCTGCTCGAAGGGGTCCAGGCCATCGGCGTCTCGGCGCAGCAGCACGGGCTGCTGGCGCTGGACGCGGGCGGGGTGCTGGTGCGCCCCGCGCTGATGGGCAACGACAAGCGCGCACAGTCCGCGGCCGCCGACCTCACCGAGGCGCTCGGCGGCCGCACCGCGTGGGCCCAGGCGGTCGGCGCCGTGCCGACCGCCTCGCAGCCGGTGGCCAAGCTGCGCTGGCTGGCGCGGAACGAGCCGGACTCGGCGCACCGCGTGGCCGAGCTGATGCAGCCGCACGACTGGCTGGTGTGGCAGTTGCTGGGGCGGCCGGTGCGGCGTACGACCGACCGCGGCACGGCCTCCAGCAGCGGCTACTGGTCGGCGGCGAACGGATCCTGGCGCCCCGATCTGGTCCAGCTGGCCCTCGGTCACCAGGTGCGGCTGCCCGAGGTCATCGGCCCTGCCGACGCCGCCGGGCACACCCCCGAGGGGCTGCTGATCTCCGCCGGTACGGGCGAGACCATGGCCGCCGCCTTCGGGCTCGGGGTCGGGGTCGGCGACGCGGTGATCTCCCTGGGCGCCTCCGGCTCGGTCTTCTCCGTCCACCATGAGGCGCTGGCCGATCCGACCGGCACGATCCTGTCGTACGCGGACGCCACCGGGATGCATCTGCCGGTGGTGCATACGCTCAACGCGGTACGGACGCTGCGCGGTACGGCGGAGCTGCTCGGTACGGATCTCGACGGGCTCTCCGCGCTCGCGATGAAGTCCACCCCGGGGTCGTACGGGCTGGTACTGCTGCCCTATTTGGAGGGTGAGCGGACCCCGCATCTGCCGCATACGGCCGGCACGCTGACCGGACTGCGACGCGAGTCGATGAAGCCCGAACATCTGGCGCGGGCCGCGTTCGAGGGGATGCTGTGCGGACTCGCGGACGCGCTGGACGTGGTGCGCGGGCGCGGCGTCCAGGTGCGGCGCGTCTTCCTGCTCGGGCCCGCGGCCGATCTGCAGGCCGTCCGCGCGATCGCGCCCGCGCTGCTGGGGGTGCAGGTCGTGGTGCCCCAACCCGCCGACTACGCCGCCCTGGGCGCGGCCCGCCAGGCCGCGTGGGCGCTGGGCGTCTCGCACGGCACCCAGTCGCCGCACGAGCCGCCGCGCTGGCCGGCCGCGGCGAGCCAGGTCTTCGAGCCGGGCGAGGAGCTGCCGGTGGGGCAGGCGGTGCGGCAGCAGTACGTGGCGGTGCGGGAGCAGACCCACCCCGGGGCCTTCGAGCCCGAAGCCTTCGAGCCCGGGACCGTCGAGCCGGGAGCCCAAGAGGCCGTGGGGCATGGGGCGGGGGGTGGGTACGAGGCCGGGGGGTTCGAGACCGGGGGGTTCGAGACCGGGAGTGGTCATGATCATGGGGCGAGCGGAGGGTACGGGGCGATGTGA
- a CDS encoding RNA polymerase sigma70: MQTQTLTDAALAASPHPVSARPPGAAPVAPAVPEDPADLAPEGAPETDQDAAPDAMAAVAADPDPDGVPEAESAEPAEPVEPAEPVEIVDTVVEPVEPIEPIEPPARADTSGPSADLFRQYLREIGRIPLLSAVEEVELARRVEAGLFAEEKLGNTPDLDSQLAVDLDRLVVLGRMAKRRLIEANLRLVVSVAKRYIGRGLTMLDLVQEGNLGLIRAVEKFDYARGYKFSTYATWWIRQAMSRALADQARTIRVPVHVVELINRVVRVQRRMLQERGYEPTPEEVAAHLDLLPERVSEVLRLAQEPVSLHAPVGEEDDVALGDLIEDGDAASPVESAAFLLLREHLEAVLSTLGERERKVVQLRYGLADGRPRTLEEIGRIFGVTRERIRQIESKTLNKLRDHAFADQLRGYLD; encoded by the coding sequence GTGCAGACCCAGACCCTCACCGACGCGGCCCTCGCGGCGTCGCCGCACCCCGTGTCCGCCCGCCCGCCCGGCGCCGCACCGGTAGCGCCGGCCGTGCCCGAGGACCCGGCGGACCTCGCCCCGGAGGGTGCACCGGAGACCGACCAGGACGCCGCACCGGACGCCATGGCCGCCGTAGCTGCCGACCCCGACCCCGACGGCGTCCCCGAAGCGGAATCCGCCGAGCCCGCCGAGCCGGTCGAGCCCGCCGAGCCCGTGGAGATCGTCGATACCGTCGTAGAGCCCGTCGAACCGATCGAACCGATCGAGCCGCCCGCCCGCGCCGACACCAGCGGCCCCTCCGCCGACCTCTTCCGCCAGTACCTCCGTGAGATCGGGCGGATACCGCTGCTCTCCGCGGTCGAGGAGGTCGAGCTGGCCCGCCGGGTCGAGGCGGGTCTCTTCGCTGAGGAGAAACTCGGCAACACCCCCGACCTCGACTCCCAACTCGCCGTGGACCTCGACCGGTTGGTGGTCCTGGGCCGGATGGCCAAGCGCCGGCTGATCGAGGCCAACCTCCGCCTCGTCGTCTCCGTCGCCAAGCGCTATATCGGCCGCGGCCTGACCATGCTCGACCTGGTCCAGGAGGGCAACCTCGGCCTGATCCGCGCGGTCGAGAAGTTCGACTACGCCCGCGGGTACAAGTTCTCGACGTACGCGACCTGGTGGATCCGCCAGGCCATGTCCCGCGCCCTGGCCGACCAGGCCCGGACGATCCGGGTCCCGGTGCATGTCGTCGAGCTGATCAACCGGGTGGTCCGGGTCCAGCGCCGGATGCTCCAGGAGCGCGGCTACGAACCCACCCCCGAGGAGGTCGCCGCCCATCTCGACCTCCTCCCGGAGCGGGTGAGCGAGGTGCTGCGGCTGGCCCAGGAGCCGGTGTCGCTCCACGCCCCGGTGGGTGAGGAGGACGATGTGGCCCTCGGAGACCTCATCGAGGACGGCGACGCGGCCTCACCCGTGGAGTCCGCGGCCTTCCTGCTGCTCCGCGAGCACCTGGAGGCCGTGCTGTCGACGCTCGGCGAGCGCGAACGCAAGGTGGTGCAACTGCGGTACGGACTGGCCGACGGCCGCCCCCGCACGCTGGAGGAGATCGGCCGGATCTTCGGGGTGACGCGGGAGCGGATCCGCCAGATCGAGTCGAAGACGCTCAACAAGCTCCGCGACCACGCCTTCGCCGATCAGCTCCGCGGCTATCTGGACTAG
- a CDS encoding DNA primase: MAGRINDDDVKAVRAAVPIDAVVSEYLQLRNGGGGNLKGLCPFHDEKSPSFQVSPSKGLYYCFGCQEGGDTVDFVMKIDHLSFAETIERLASQAGITLRYEEGGYTPGRQQGERTRLVEAHKAAAQFYVEQLERPEAEIGRTFLAERGFDQAAAQHFGVGYSPAGWDHLVRYLRGRGFTDKELILSGLVQEGRRGPIDRFRGRLMWPIRDISGEVVGFGARKLRDDDNGPKYLNTPETPLYRKSQVLYGIDLAKKDIAKASRAVVVEGYTDVMACHLAGVTTAIATCGTAFGGDHIKILRRLLMDNAGAEVVFTFDGDAAGQKAALRAFEDDQRFAAETSIAITPDGMDPCELRLARGDEAVASLVESRTPLFAFALKSIVSRYNLDTEEGRIAAVDEAVPVVAAIKNPGLRDRYAIRLIGMVGIATQAEEQSIIRRVRGLARSRQNGGSGGPEQGGRGDQRGGGPGGSRYGGRGDQRGGGPGGHGGPGGHGGPGGSGGPGAAGAPPVPRGPALNLRSPAHRVERELLKLALQHPDLVSPAFDAYGIDEFTAPPYAAVRRTIEDAGGTAAADADYLARVREAAPDDTVRAMVTELAVEPPHTRRDPDEVYAGVQLVAVRLAAVNQRVTEVRGALQRLGQHADPAHLAAVQNELWVLQQYGQSLRDRGAAAL; the protein is encoded by the coding sequence GTGGCAGGCAGGATCAACGATGACGACGTGAAGGCGGTCCGGGCAGCGGTCCCGATCGACGCCGTCGTGTCCGAATACCTCCAGCTGCGCAATGGGGGAGGTGGCAATCTCAAGGGCCTGTGCCCCTTCCATGACGAGAAATCCCCGTCCTTCCAGGTCAGCCCCAGTAAGGGGCTCTACTACTGCTTCGGCTGCCAGGAGGGCGGAGACACCGTCGACTTCGTCATGAAGATCGACCACCTCTCCTTCGCCGAGACCATCGAGCGGCTGGCCTCCCAGGCCGGCATCACCCTGCGCTACGAAGAGGGCGGCTACACCCCCGGCCGCCAGCAGGGCGAGCGCACCCGGCTGGTCGAGGCCCATAAGGCGGCCGCGCAGTTCTACGTGGAGCAGCTTGAGCGCCCCGAGGCGGAGATCGGCCGCACCTTCCTGGCCGAGCGCGGCTTCGACCAGGCCGCCGCGCAGCACTTCGGCGTCGGCTACAGCCCGGCCGGCTGGGACCATCTCGTCCGCTATCTGCGCGGCCGCGGTTTCACCGACAAGGAGCTGATCCTCTCCGGGCTCGTCCAGGAGGGCCGTCGCGGCCCCATCGACCGCTTCCGGGGCCGGCTGATGTGGCCGATCCGGGACATCTCCGGCGAGGTCGTCGGCTTCGGCGCCCGGAAGCTGCGCGACGACGACAACGGCCCGAAGTACCTCAACACCCCCGAGACCCCGCTCTACCGCAAGTCCCAGGTCCTCTACGGCATCGACCTCGCCAAGAAGGACATCGCCAAGGCCAGCCGGGCAGTGGTGGTCGAGGGCTATACGGACGTCATGGCCTGCCATCTCGCGGGGGTCACCACCGCCATCGCCACCTGCGGCACCGCCTTCGGCGGCGACCACATCAAGATCCTCCGACGGCTGCTGATGGACAACGCGGGCGCGGAGGTCGTCTTCACCTTCGACGGCGACGCGGCCGGGCAGAAGGCGGCCCTGCGCGCCTTCGAGGACGACCAGCGGTTCGCCGCCGAGACCTCCATCGCGATCACGCCCGACGGGATGGACCCGTGCGAACTGCGGCTGGCCCGCGGCGACGAGGCCGTGGCGTCCCTGGTCGAGAGCCGTACGCCGCTGTTCGCCTTCGCGCTGAAGTCGATCGTCTCCCGGTACAACCTGGACACCGAGGAGGGGCGCATCGCCGCGGTGGACGAGGCGGTGCCGGTCGTCGCGGCGATCAAGAATCCCGGGCTGCGGGACCGCTATGCGATCCGGCTGATCGGGATGGTCGGTATCGCCACCCAGGCGGAGGAGCAGTCGATCATCCGCCGGGTGCGCGGGCTGGCCCGCAGCAGGCAGAACGGCGGCTCGGGCGGCCCGGAGCAGGGTGGCCGCGGCGATCAGCGGGGCGGCGGCCCGGGCGGGTCCCGGTACGGCGGACGGGGTGACCAGCGCGGCGGCGGTCCGGGCGGCCATGGCGGGCCCGGAGGCCATGGCGGGCCGGGCGGGTCCGGAGGCCCTGGCGCCGCGGGCGCGCCGCCGGTCCCGCGCGGTCCCGCGCTGAATCTGCGCAGCCCCGCCCACCGCGTCGAGCGCGAGCTGCTCAAGCTGGCGCTTCAGCATCCGGACCTGGTCTCCCCGGCCTTCGACGCCTACGGCATCGACGAGTTCACCGCCCCGCCGTACGCGGCGGTGCGCCGCACCATCGAGGACGCGGGCGGTACGGCCGCCGCGGACGCCGACTATCTCGCCCGGGTCCGCGAGGCGGCCCCCGACGACACGGTCCGGGCCATGGTCACCGAGCTCGCCGTCGAGCCGCCGCACACCCGCCGCGACCCGGACGAGGTGTACGCGGGCGTGCAGTTGGTGGCCGTACGGCTGGCCGCGGTGAATCAGCGCGTGACCGAGGTGCGGGGCGCCCTCCAGCGCCTGGGGCAGCACGCGGACCCCGCCCATCTCGCCGCCGTGCAGAACGAGCTGTGGGTGCTGCAGCAGTACGGCCAGTCCCTCCGGGACCGGGGCGCGGCGGCGCTGTAG
- a CDS encoding ferredoxin: MVDAHQTFVIVGGGLAGAKAAETLRAEGFTGRVILIGDERDHPYERPPLSKGFLTGGQERDSVFVHEPAWYAQADIELHLGLPAVHLDRAAKAVTLGDGTRVHYDRLLLATGAEPRRLDIPGTDLAGVHHLRRLAHAERLKGVLTTLGRDNGQLVIAGAGWIGLEVAAAARGYGAEVTIVEPEPTPLHPVLGPELGALFADLHGEHGVRFHFGARLTEITGQDGMVLAALTDDGEEHPAHSVLAAIGAAPRTALAEAAGLEVVDRAAGGGIAVDTSLRTSDPDIFAAGDVASAPLGFLEGTPVRAALPRSARLRVEHWANALNGGPAAARAMLGQDVAYDRVPYFFSDQYDVGLEYSGYAPPGSYDQVLVRGDVGKRQFIAFWLNDGRLLAGMNVNVWDVTESIQRLIRGGDQLDAAALADPSVPLTSLLP; the protein is encoded by the coding sequence GTGGTCGACGCACACCAGACATTCGTCATCGTCGGAGGGGGTCTGGCCGGGGCGAAAGCCGCGGAAACCCTGCGAGCGGAGGGCTTCACCGGGCGGGTGATCCTCATCGGTGACGAGCGCGACCACCCCTATGAGCGGCCCCCGCTGTCCAAGGGCTTCCTCACCGGCGGCCAGGAGCGCGACAGCGTCTTCGTCCACGAGCCCGCCTGGTACGCCCAGGCCGACATCGAGCTCCACCTCGGCCTGCCCGCCGTCCACCTGGACCGCGCCGCCAAGGCCGTGACCCTCGGCGACGGCACCCGGGTCCACTACGACCGGCTGCTGCTGGCCACCGGCGCCGAGCCGCGCCGCCTCGACATCCCCGGCACCGATCTGGCCGGGGTCCACCATCTGCGCCGACTCGCCCACGCGGAGCGGCTCAAGGGCGTCCTCACCACCCTCGGCCGGGACAACGGCCAGTTGGTCATCGCGGGCGCGGGCTGGATCGGCCTCGAAGTCGCCGCCGCCGCCCGCGGCTACGGCGCCGAGGTGACCATCGTCGAGCCCGAGCCCACCCCGCTCCACCCCGTCCTCGGCCCCGAGCTGGGTGCCCTCTTCGCCGACCTTCACGGCGAGCACGGCGTCCGCTTCCACTTCGGTGCCCGCCTTACCGAGATCACCGGCCAGGACGGCATGGTGCTGGCCGCCCTCACCGACGACGGCGAGGAGCACCCCGCCCACAGCGTCCTGGCCGCCATCGGCGCCGCCCCGCGCACCGCCCTCGCCGAGGCCGCGGGGCTGGAGGTGGTGGACCGCGCGGCGGGCGGCGGTATCGCGGTCGACACCTCGCTGCGCACCAGCGACCCGGACATCTTCGCGGCGGGCGACGTCGCCTCCGCCCCGCTCGGCTTCCTCGAGGGCACCCCCGTACGGGCCGCACTCCCGCGGAGCGCCCGGCTGCGCGTCGAGCACTGGGCCAACGCGCTGAACGGCGGCCCGGCGGCGGCCCGCGCCATGCTCGGCCAGGACGTCGCGTACGACCGGGTGCCGTACTTCTTCTCCGACCAGTACGACGTCGGCCTGGAGTACTCCGGCTACGCCCCGCCCGGCTCGTACGACCAGGTGCTGGTGCGCGGCGACGTCGGCAAACGGCAGTTCATCGCCTTCTGGCTGAACGACGGCCGGCTGCTCGCGGGCATGAACGTCAACGTCTGGGACGTCACCGAATCGATCCAACGGCTCATCCGTGGCGGCGACCAGCTCGACGCGGCGGCCCTGGCCGACCCGTCCGTCCCGCTGACCTCGCTGCTCCCGTAG